The segment ACACAAAGGGATAAGGTCAGATGTCTTTTTGGCCGCCTGTATACCTGCGATCTGGGCTACGGTCAACACATCGCCCTTTTTCATCTGGTTCTCACGGATCAATTCAACCGTTGTTTTTTGTAAGCTGATAAACCCTGAAGCCCTGGCCATACGATGCTGAACCGGCTTATCCCCTACGTCCACCATTGTGGCCTTGCCTTTATCGTCAGTATGTGAAAATTTATTCATGGCGTTTTAAGCATTTATCAGTTTATGGGCCGAATATTTAAAGCGCTGTTGGTCCTTAGCCTCCAATGTTATTAAAGCAGTTTTGGAGGTTTACAGTGCCTTTTTCTGGCTTGTGAATTAAAGCCTTTTCAATGGCCTGCCTTGCTCCCAGCTCCCTCACACTAAATTCCAGATCGCTGAACAGGCAGGGTTTGATCATCCCATTGCTGGTAAGCCTTAGGCGGTTACAGTGACGGCAGTCGCCGCCGCTTCCCCCGTCTACAACTCCAAATTCCCCTGTATGGAGATTCATTTCCCTGATATACCTGATCTGGAGTCCGTTTTTATGGCAGTAGTCTCTTACCGCAACCGCATCTTTTTCATTCCGACTCTCCTTTATGACACAGTTCACCTTAATGGGTCCCAGACCAGCATTGCGGGCTGCTTCAATGCCCGCCAGCACCTTACTGACGTCACCTCCCCGGGTGATCCAGGCATAAGTCTCCGGATCCAGTGAATCCAGGCTGACATTAACACGTTGCAGCCCCGCTTCTGCTAGGGGAACAGCAAATTCTCCCAGCAAAATCCCGTTGGTGGTCATGGAGAAATCCTTCACCCCGGGCACCTCAGCAATCATCCTGACCAGGTCAACAATCCCCTTGCGCACCAGCGGCTCACCTCCGGTCAGGCGAACTTTTTCCACCCCCATACGGACGGCTACCTTTACCACGTCCCTGATTTCTTCAAACCGCAGGATCTCAGCATGAGGGATGAATGGTACCCCTTCTTCCGGCATACAATACCGGCAACGGAGGTTACAGCGATCTGTAACAGAAATGCGCAAATAGTTTATTTTTCGGTTATACTGGTCTAACATCAACTGTCACTCCTTTTTTGATTTCATGAATTCCCGCAGGAATGCGCATAATGCCATCGGCAAGACACATGGCGTGGATATGGGCAGACCCGTGATAACTTACAGGGCTCACATTCCCTGAGTCGTCAATGATCACGGGAAGAAACTCCAGACGGTCGGCTTTCTTGCGCTGAAAGTCAATACCCATAGGAAGGGAGAGCGTCTCAGGTTTCCAGTCAAATCCCATCATTCGATACAACAGGGGTTTTGCAAACACTTCAAAATTGATGAAGGAAGACACCGGGTTTCCGGGGAGCCCAAAGATATAGGCTCGTTCTGTTTTTCCAAAAACGGTAGGTTTACCAGGTTTTACGGCTACTTTTTGAAACAAGATATCAACCTGGTTTTTACGCATGATCTTGGGGACGAAATCAAAATCCCCCATCGAAACGCCCCCGGTCAGCAGCACCATGTCGTTTTCTGCCAGGGCTTTACTGATGGCACGGTCGGTAGCTTTCTCATCGTCGGGGATGATGCCCATGTAGTTTGGAATGCAATGGGCAGCCCTGACCTGTGCAATCAGCTGGAAGCCGTTGCTATTGCGGATCTGTCCAGGACCAGGTTCCCTGGCTGGTTCTACCAGTTCATCTCCGGTTGATAGAA is part of the Bacteroides sp. genome and harbors:
- a CDS encoding radical SAM protein; the encoded protein is MRISVTDRCNLRCRYCMPEEGVPFIPHAEILRFEEIRDVVKVAVRMGVEKVRLTGGEPLVRKGIVDLVRMIAEVPGVKDFSMTTNGILLGEFAVPLAEAGLQRVNVSLDSLDPETYAWITRGGDVSKVLAGIEAARNAGLGPIKVNCVIKESRNEKDAVAVRDYCHKNGLQIRYIREMNLHTGEFGVVDGGSGGDCRHCNRLRLTSNGMIKPCLFSDLEFSVRELGARQAIEKALIHKPEKGTVNLQNCFNNIGG
- the moaC gene encoding cyclic pyranopterin monophosphate synthase MoaC, which gives rise to MNKFSHTDDKGKATMVDVGDKPVQHRMARASGFISLQKTTVELIRENQMKKGDVLTVAQIAGIQAAKKTSDLIPLCHPLQITKVDVKASLKEDGVEVQTLVKCNGQTGVEMEALMAASVALLTIYDMCKAVDKEMVIHEVVLLEKKKE
- the glp gene encoding gephyrin-like molybdotransferase Glp gives rise to the protein MIRFEEAQEIILSKVKPTGTERVDFNDSLYRVLAEDVFSDVDMPPFDKSAVDGYACRREDLGRDLDILEVIPAGKIPTKPIGKGQCTKLMTGAMVPPGADTVIMVEHTEEIMDGLVRFTGLKTSSNIAIKAEDLKKGDLVLKKGTLILPQHIAILASVGWVQPLVGRQARVAILSTGDELVEPAREPGPGQIRNSNGFQLIAQVRAAHCIPNYMGIIPDDEKATDRAISKALAENDMVLLTGGVSMGDFDFVPKIMRKNQVDILFQKVAVKPGKPTVFGKTERAYIFGLPGNPVSSFINFEVFAKPLLYRMMGFDWKPETLSLPMGIDFQRKKADRLEFLPVIIDDSGNVSPVSYHGSAHIHAMCLADGIMRIPAGIHEIKKGVTVDVRPV